Proteins encoded by one window of Tubulanus polymorphus chromosome 7, tnTubPoly1.2, whole genome shotgun sequence:
- the LOC141909286 gene encoding ras-related protein Rab-11A-like, with protein MSDSNINRVGVKTTYEANVQTQKKLEPAQYLTQHFDYLVKVVLIGSSGVGKSNLLSRYTRNEFSLDSKSTIGVEFATRSLTLNDKIMKAQIWDTAGQERFEAINNAYYRGAVGAVLVFDITKRATFERVEHWLDELRQFVHNNAVVILVGNKSDLRHLRTVTSEEASKYAEENGLAFIETSALNSSNVDEAFEILLKEIFRIVSKSELKEDTEIVEVITGTAMKDESRRAGLSNPNCSC; from the exons ATGTCCGACAGTAATATAAACCGCGTCGGTGTGAAAACGACCTATGAAGCGAACGTTCAAACCCAGAAAAAACTGGAGCCTGCGCAATACCTTACTCAACACTTTGATTATCTCGTGAAAG TTGTACTGATAGGCAGTTCAGGAGTCGGTAAAAGTAATTTGTTATCGAGGTACACACGAAATGAGTTCAGTCTGGACAGCAAATCGACTATAGGCGTTGAATTTGCCACAAG GAGTCTTACTTTGAATGATAAGATAATGAAGGCGCAGATTTGGGATACTGCAGGTCAAGAACGATTCGAAGCTATAAATAATGC ATATTACCGAGGTGCTGTTGGCGCCGTGTTGGTATTCGATATAACGAAACGTGCCACGTTCGAAAGAGTTGAACATTGGTTAGACGAATTACGACAATTCGTGCACAACAACGCAGTGGTCATCTTGGTCGGGAACAAGAGCGATTTGCGTCATTTGAGAACGGTGACGTCAGAAGAGGCGAGCAAATACGCAG AGGAAAATGGTTTGGCTTTCATTGAAACATCGGCGTTAAATTCATCAAACGTCGACGaagcatttgaaattttactcAAAG AAATTTTTCGAATAGTCTCGAAATCAGAATTAAAAGAAGACACCGAAATAGTTGAGGTTATAACAGGAACTGCGATGAAAGATGAAAGCCGTCGTGCCGGATTATCCAATCCCAACTGCTCGTGCTAG
- the LOC141908184 gene encoding uncharacterized protein LOC141908184, translating to MDTNTVILAFAVMFGMITGVISDGMLSIHFNHFTNPQGLGANGHCCDGRAFFCLSPCDHYFILCLDHPDGNPHDYVNCPLGRFVTNKIDEMDSIRFGATIGGINNPMLVPIRHWRNGFLLKVEVWDSDIGVTAGEYVDSLRKKVLIPMAKKASLAETKTVLLSTRTSLTIEVKAFCNPNYYGPQCTIKCMNQDDANGHYLCDEETGERKCLPGWSGDSCTDAINECASSPCQNGGTCIDDHNRFHCLCPTGTAGDQCQVDIDECRSRPCLNGGSCIDLIGEFNCSCAPGYIGDTCHLPDPCSFGPCKNNGTCVNEGDFEYACDCHTGFTGENCEKSLDSNRVKTSINVDKDHDSLGVPVLLAGHLKHEDEINMKHWLISAVLKSAAIKRDCFVAIVTLSQCKGENGDPVTNALLKVTYDVHKLDNKTVEKSKDFVVHKIDENFPYEKFDGDDCMIAQIAALVVGESWIAQNWFIPVGIGIVLVAIIVIILILFVKRLRRKEAFDRAAVGYECVETSSSAATTPRNSTSSAPEYDVTHAFSNAIYLRSDKPLRNGGIVHLPEMSAEEEHALRTECTYDDYQEENFYHTID from the coding sequence ATGGATACGAACACGGTTATACTGGCATTCGCCGTTATGTTCGGGATGATTACTGGAGTTATAAGCGATGGAATGTTGTCGATTCATTTCAACCATTTTACGAACCCACAAGGACTCGGAGCGAACGGTCATTGTTGCGATGGCCGGGCGTTTTTCTGCCTGTCGCCTTGCGATCACTATTTCATACTGTGTTTAGACCATCCCGACGGTAATCCGCACGATTACGTAAACTGTCCGTTGGGGCGTTTCGTAACGAATAAAATCGACGAGATGGACTCAATTCGTTTCGGGGCTACAATCGGTGGAATTAACAACCCGATGCTTGTCCCTATTCGACATTGGAGAAACGGTTTCCTGTTAAAAGTGGAAGTTTGGGATTCCGACATCGGAGTCACTGCCGGAGAATACGTGGATTCCTTACGAAAGAAGGTGCTCATTCCAATGGCCAAGAAGGCGTCGTTAGCTGAAACGAAAACCGTCCTTCTCTCGACGAGGACGAGTCTTACCATCGAGGTGAAAGCGTTCTGTAACCCGAACTACTACGGGCCGCAATGTACGATTAAATGTATGAACCAAGACGACGCTAACGGTCACTACTTATGCGACGAGGAGACGGGCGAACGGAAATGTTTGCCCGGATGGTCGGGTGATTCTTGTACTGATGCGATAAACGAATGCGCCAGTTCACCGTGTCAAAACGGCGGTACCTGCATCGACGATCACAATCGATTCCACTGTCTGTGTCCGACTGGTACAGCCGGTGACCAGTGTCAGGTTGATATCGACGAATGCCGCTCGCGCCCGTGTCTGAACGGCGGTTCGTGCATCGACCTTATCGGCGAGTTTAACTGCAGCTGTGCGCCCGGGTATATCGGCGATACGTGCCACCTACCCGACCCGTGTTCGTTCGGTCCGTGCAAAAACAACGGCACTTGCGTTAACGAGGGCGATTTCGAGTACGCTTGCGATTGCCATACGGGGTTTACCGGCGAGAATTGTGAGAAAAGTCTCGACAGTAACCGAGTAAAGACTTCTATAAACGTCGACAAAGACCACGACTCGTTAGGGGTGCCCGTACTATTGGCCGGTCATCTGAAACACGAAGACGAAATCAATATGAAACACTGGTTGATAAGTGCCGTGCTTAAAAGTGCGGCGATCAAACGCGATTGTTTCGTGGCTATCGTCACGCTAAGTCAGTGTAAAGGCGAGAACGGGGACCCAGTGACAAACGCCCTTCTTAAAGTCACCTACGACGTCCATAAACTCGACAATAAAACTGtcgaaaaatcaaaagacTTCGTCGTTCATAAAATCGACGAGAATTTTCCGTACGAGAAATTCGACGGTGACGATTGTATGATAGCCCAGATTGCCGCGTTGGTCGTCGGAGAGTCTTGGATCGCGCAAAATTGGTTCATACCTGTCGGAATAGGAATTGTTCTCGTGGCTATAATCGTGATTATAttgattttgtttgttaaGAGATTGCGAAGAAAAGAAGCCTTCGACAGAGCGGCGGTTGGCTACGAGTGCGTGGAGACCTCGTCATCGGCGGCCACGACACCCCGCAATAGTACTAGTTCCGCACCggaatatgacgtcacgcatGCGTTTAGCAACGCGATTTATTTACGAAGTGACAAGCCCCTCCGAAACGGGGGAATAGTGCATTTACCCGAAATGAGTGCCGAGGAGGAGCATGCGCTACGAACTGAATGCACCTACGACGACTACCAGGAAGAGAACTTTTATCATACCATCGACTGA
- the LOC141909287 gene encoding delta-stichotoxin-Sgt2a-like codes for MYKTLFVALAVFMVLGAVTAEETEVHIARRGVPCFCPGRFGLGQGTYWLIGGPSSNCCSWGIGKCCRN; via the exons ATGTACAAGACTTTGTTCGTTGCTTTGGCCGTCTTCATGGTCCTCGGAGCCGTCACCGCTGAAG AGACGGAAGTACATATTGCCAGAAGAGGTGTACCATGTTTCTGCCCAGGAAGATTCGGTTTGGGCCAGGGAACCTACTGGCTGATCGGCGGACCAAGCAGCAACTGTTGCAGCTGGGGTATCGGCAAATGCTGCAGGaactag